A genome region from Plasmodium vivax chromosome 11, whole genome shotgun sequence includes the following:
- a CDS encoding cytochrome c oxidase subunit 2a, putative (encoded by transcript PVX_115045A) — protein MFKLNYKLCNGLRNVYHFTGTQKRSHIKPQFVGIIPLKCKKFATGKKNAASDKANEVKDHGHDHEGHAKGLYHHVEHHHGNPRDHLDQDGVRKPEYDFDNFHWDDYWLHTPKQNIVIVNGQKMIKGEETKPMEYLFNVSQKNIPFWSRTRLNVWGNYNMVLKVEFLFFWIPTLIIFSIAIPCFTMLYMLDEIVHTTMTVKVIGRQWYWIYEVESPPEDDDDE, from the exons atgtttaagtTAAATTACAAGTTATGTAACGGCTTAAGAAATGTATACCACTTCACAGGTACACAGAAACGTAGCCATATAAAACCGCAGTTCGTGGGAATAATCCCGCTCAAATGTAAGAAATTCGCGACGGGGAAGAAGAATGCAGCCAGTGATAAAGCGAACGAAGTTAAGGACCATGGACACGATCATGAAGGGCACGCCAAGGGGTTGTACCATCATGTAGAGCACCATCATGGAAATCCTCGAGACCATCTAGACCAAGACGGGGTGAGGAAACCCGAATACGATTTTGACAACTTTCACTGGGATGATTACTGGTTACACACACCAAAACAAAACATAGTAATTGTgaatgggcaaaaaatgattaagGGAGAAGAAACGAAGCCGATGGAATACCTATTTAATGTAAGCCAAAAGAACATTCCTTTTTGGTCCAGAACAAGATTAAATGTGTGGGGAAACTACAATATGGTTTTAAAAGTtgaatttttgtttttttggatTCCAACGCTTATCATTTTTAGCATCGCGATTCCCTGTTTCACCATGTTGTACATGTTGGATGAGATCGTTCACACAACCATGACAGTGAAGGTTATAGGGCGACAATG gtaTTGGATTTATGAAGTAGAATCCCCCCCGgaagacgacgatgatgaatAA
- a CDS encoding hypothetical protein, conserved (encoded by transcript PVX_115040A), which translates to MAAANMKKLSCLAITKYNCLVKPCWSRCPALTHGNASAGTFSYNSSKLICKRHFTYDSNDVTLDWENADDIADLLLEEYKHVDPLTLRFEELENMVIDTVVKKNKKKLNGRCNEGVLENIQMNWLEKYNEENG; encoded by the coding sequence ATGGCAGCCGCCAATATGAAAAAGCTTTCCTGCCTGGCCATAACAAAATACAACTGCCTCGTAAAGCCCTGCTGGTCCAGATGTCCAGCCCTGACTCACGGCAACGCCAGCGCTGGAACCTTTTCCTACAACTCGTCAAAGTTAATTTGCAAAAGGCACTTCACTTATGACAGCAATGACGTAACGCTTGATTGGGAAAATGCAGATGACATTGCGGATTTACTTTTGGAGGAATATAAACATGTAGACCCTTTGACGTTGCGATTTGAGGAGTTAGAAAACATGGTGATAGACACCgttgtgaagaaaaacaaaaagaagttAAACGGCAGGTGTAATGAAGGCGTTCTGGAGAATATTCAAATGAACTGGCTGGAGAAATATAATGAGGAGAATGGTTAG